A stretch of the Bos indicus isolate NIAB-ARS_2022 breed Sahiwal x Tharparkar chromosome 13, NIAB-ARS_B.indTharparkar_mat_pri_1.0, whole genome shotgun sequence genome encodes the following:
- the PLAGL2 gene encoding zinc finger protein PLAGL2 isoform X1: MTTFFTSVPPWIQDAKQEEEVGWKLVPRPRGREAENQVKCQCEISGTPFSNGEKLRPHSLPHPEQRPYSCPQLHCGKAFASKYKLYRHMATHSAQKPHQCMYCDKMFHRKDHLRNHLQTHDPNKEALHCSECGKNYNTKLGYRRHLAMHAASSGDLSCKVCLQTFESTQALLEHLKAHSRRVAGGAKEKKHPCDHCDRRFYTRKDVRRHLVVHTGRKDFLCQYCAQRFGRKDHLTRHVKKSHSQELLKIKTEPVDMLGLLSCSSTVNVKEELSPVLCMASRDVMGAKAFPGMLPMGMYGAHIPTMPSAGVPHSLVHNTLPMGMSYPLESSPISSPAQLPPKYQLGSTSYLPDKLPKVEVDSFLGELSGSLSLSSAEPQPTSPQPAAAAALLDEALLTKSPANLSEALCAANVDFSHLLGFLPLNLPPCNPSGATGGLVMGYSQAEAQPLLTTLQAQPQDSPGAGGPLNFGPLHSLPPVFTSGLSTTTLPRFHQAFQ; this comes from the exons ATGACCACATTTTTCACCAGCGTCCCCCCCTGGATTCAAGATGCaaagcaggaggaggaagtgggctGGAAACTAGTGCCCAGGCCTCGGGGCCGGGAGGCGGAGAATCAAGTGAAGTGCCAATGTGAAATCTCGGGGACACCCTTCTCAAATGGGGAGAAGCTGAGGCCTCACAGCCTCCCCCATCCAGAGCAGAGACCGTATAGCTGCCCTCAGCTGCACTGTGGCAAGGCTTTTGCCTCCAAGTACAAGCTGTATAG GCacatggccacccactcagcCCAGAAACCCCACCAGTGCATGTACTGCGATAAGATGTTTCACCGCAAGGATCATCTGCGGAACCACCTGCAGACCCATGACCCCAACAAGGAGGCCCTCCACTGTTCTGAGTGCGGTAAGAATTACAATACGAAGCTGGGCTACCGGCGCCACCTGGCCATGCATGCCGCCAGCAGCGGTGACCTCAGCTGCAAGGTGTGCCTGCAGACCTTCGAGAGTACCCAGGCCCTGCTGGAGCACCTGAAGGCCCACTCACGCCGGGTAGCGGGTGGTGCCAAGGAGAAGAAGCACCCCTGTGACCACTGTGACCGGCGGTTCTATACTCGTAAGGATGTGCGGCGGCACCTGGTGGTCCACACAGGCCGGAAGGACTTCCTGTGCCAGTACTGTGCCCAGCGATTCGGCCGCAAAGACCACCTGACACGTCATGTCAAGAAGAGCCACTCACAAGAGCTGCTCAAGATCAAGACAGAGCCAGTGGACATGTTAGGCCTACTCAGCTGCAGCTCCACAGTCAATGTGAAGGAAGAGCTGAGTCCCGTGCTGTGCATGGCCTCTCGGGACGTGATGGGGGCCAAGGCCTTCCCTGGCATGTTGCCCATGGGCATGTATGGTGCCCACATCCCTACCATGCCCAGTGCGGGCGTGCCACACTCCCTGGTGCACAACACGTTGCCCATGGGCATGAGCTACCCTCTGGAATCCTCACCTATCTCTTCCCCAGCTCAGCTTCCTCCAAAATACCAGCTTGGATCTACCTCATACTTGCCCGACAAATTGCCCAAAGTGGAGGTGGATAGTTTTCTGGGGGAGCTTTCTGGAAGCCTGTCTCTCTCATCCGCTGAACCCCAGCCCACCTCACCTCAGCCGGCAGCAGCTGCGGCCCTCCTAGATGAAGCACTGCTCACCAAGAGCCCCGCCAACCTCTCCGAGGCTCTCTGCGCTGCTAATGTGGACTTCTCCCACTTGCTGGGCTTTCTTCCTCTCAACCTGCCCCCATGTAACCCATCTGGGGCCACAGGAGGCCTGGTCATGGGCTACTCTCAGGCTGAGgctcagcccctgctcaccacttTGCAAGCTCAGCCTCAGGATTCCCCAGGAGCTGGGGGACCGCTGAACTTTGGGCCATTGCACTCCTTGCCACCTGTCTTTACCTCTGGCCTGAGCACCACGACCTTGCCTCGTTTCCACCAGGCATTCCAGTAG
- the PLAGL2 gene encoding zinc finger protein PLAGL2 isoform X2, producing the protein MATHSAQKPHQCMYCDKMFHRKDHLRNHLQTHDPNKEALHCSECGKNYNTKLGYRRHLAMHAASSGDLSCKVCLQTFESTQALLEHLKAHSRRVAGGAKEKKHPCDHCDRRFYTRKDVRRHLVVHTGRKDFLCQYCAQRFGRKDHLTRHVKKSHSQELLKIKTEPVDMLGLLSCSSTVNVKEELSPVLCMASRDVMGAKAFPGMLPMGMYGAHIPTMPSAGVPHSLVHNTLPMGMSYPLESSPISSPAQLPPKYQLGSTSYLPDKLPKVEVDSFLGELSGSLSLSSAEPQPTSPQPAAAAALLDEALLTKSPANLSEALCAANVDFSHLLGFLPLNLPPCNPSGATGGLVMGYSQAEAQPLLTTLQAQPQDSPGAGGPLNFGPLHSLPPVFTSGLSTTTLPRFHQAFQ; encoded by the coding sequence atggccacccactcagcCCAGAAACCCCACCAGTGCATGTACTGCGATAAGATGTTTCACCGCAAGGATCATCTGCGGAACCACCTGCAGACCCATGACCCCAACAAGGAGGCCCTCCACTGTTCTGAGTGCGGTAAGAATTACAATACGAAGCTGGGCTACCGGCGCCACCTGGCCATGCATGCCGCCAGCAGCGGTGACCTCAGCTGCAAGGTGTGCCTGCAGACCTTCGAGAGTACCCAGGCCCTGCTGGAGCACCTGAAGGCCCACTCACGCCGGGTAGCGGGTGGTGCCAAGGAGAAGAAGCACCCCTGTGACCACTGTGACCGGCGGTTCTATACTCGTAAGGATGTGCGGCGGCACCTGGTGGTCCACACAGGCCGGAAGGACTTCCTGTGCCAGTACTGTGCCCAGCGATTCGGCCGCAAAGACCACCTGACACGTCATGTCAAGAAGAGCCACTCACAAGAGCTGCTCAAGATCAAGACAGAGCCAGTGGACATGTTAGGCCTACTCAGCTGCAGCTCCACAGTCAATGTGAAGGAAGAGCTGAGTCCCGTGCTGTGCATGGCCTCTCGGGACGTGATGGGGGCCAAGGCCTTCCCTGGCATGTTGCCCATGGGCATGTATGGTGCCCACATCCCTACCATGCCCAGTGCGGGCGTGCCACACTCCCTGGTGCACAACACGTTGCCCATGGGCATGAGCTACCCTCTGGAATCCTCACCTATCTCTTCCCCAGCTCAGCTTCCTCCAAAATACCAGCTTGGATCTACCTCATACTTGCCCGACAAATTGCCCAAAGTGGAGGTGGATAGTTTTCTGGGGGAGCTTTCTGGAAGCCTGTCTCTCTCATCCGCTGAACCCCAGCCCACCTCACCTCAGCCGGCAGCAGCTGCGGCCCTCCTAGATGAAGCACTGCTCACCAAGAGCCCCGCCAACCTCTCCGAGGCTCTCTGCGCTGCTAATGTGGACTTCTCCCACTTGCTGGGCTTTCTTCCTCTCAACCTGCCCCCATGTAACCCATCTGGGGCCACAGGAGGCCTGGTCATGGGCTACTCTCAGGCTGAGgctcagcccctgctcaccacttTGCAAGCTCAGCCTCAGGATTCCCCAGGAGCTGGGGGACCGCTGAACTTTGGGCCATTGCACTCCTTGCCACCTGTCTTTACCTCTGGCCTGAGCACCACGACCTTGCCTCGTTTCCACCAGGCATTCCAGTAG